A region of Subtercola boreus DNA encodes the following proteins:
- a CDS encoding DUF4177 domain-containing protein, with the protein MTSWEYVTTPLMIHNTAAILNNWGSDGWELVQIVTNEQGGIVAYLKRPLQGAEPAAAAASAAAANGSWNDGTAAGPEGTGVPAAPGEDGTSTVVETDAR; encoded by the coding sequence GTGACCTCATGGGAGTACGTGACCACGCCGCTGATGATCCACAACACAGCGGCCATTCTGAACAACTGGGGCTCTGACGGCTGGGAGCTCGTGCAGATCGTCACCAACGAGCAGGGCGGCATCGTGGCGTACCTGAAGCGTCCGCTGCAGGGCGCAGAGCCGGCTGCGGCCGCCGCGTCGGCTGCAGCCGCGAACGGATCGTGGAACGACGGCACGGCAGCCGGGCCCGAGGGCACCGGCGTTCCGGCCGCACCCGGCGAAGACGGTACGTCTACCGTCGTCGAGACGGATGCCCGATGA